The Stenotrophomonas indicatrix DNA segment CGAACGCATCCGACTCCAGGCGGATCTCGTACATGCCGGCCTTGTCCACCTGCAGGGTGTAATCCTGCGACTTGGAGACCAGCAGGTCGACGATCTCGCCTTCAGCCACCATCGGCTTGCCGTCATACGGCACCAGCTTCTCGGCGCGCAGGCGGTACGGGCCGAAGGCGGAGGGGCCGTCGGCATTGATGGCCACCTGGTAGCTGCCGGTGCCGTTGGCGCGGAATGCCAGCGAGACGTCGTCGCCGCGCTCATAGCCCGAGCTGCTGCTGGCCACCAGCACGCCATTGTTGAACACGGCAATCGAGCCGCGCAGCGCACCGGTCAACTTGATGCCGACCAGTTGCTTGTCGTCCAGCTTCAACTGGTACAGCTGATGGTGGCTGCCATCGTTGAAATTGACGCCGCTGCGCGAGGTGATTTCGCCCGATACCGGCTTGTCCAACTCCAGCGAGGGGGCCTTGCCCACGTCCGTGCTGCCGCCCATCCGGTTGCAGCCGCCGACAGCCAGCACCGTGGCAACGGCCAGCGTGATTGCGGTAATACGCATGTTTTTCTCCTTGGCCTTCCATGTATGCCCCACGCACTGGCCTGGCGTGCGGGAGGCGGCAACGATACCGGCAAAAGCAAACGCCGGCGTGATGCCGGCGCTGCCTTGTTCACTTCATGCTGCGAAACGGCGGATCAGCCGTTCCACTTGCCCAGGGCGGCCTGGCCGTTTTCCTTGGCGCGCTCGTAGACGGTCTTCTGCGCGGCGGCGTAGTTTCCCTTCATGTCCTTGGCCCACAGCTTCAGTGCCGCCTGCTGCATGGCACGGCCATAGGAGAAGCTCAGCGGCCACGGCAGGTGGCCCATCTGGTTCATGGCATTGAGGTGGGCGGTGGACTGCTCATCGCCCTGGCCGCCGGACAGGAACACCACGCCCGGCAGGATCGCCGGCACGGTGCTCTTCAGGCACATCACGGTGGACTCGGCCACTTCCTCGACGTCGGCCTGCTCGTCGCAGCCCTTGCCGGAGATGACCATCGAGGCCTTCAGGATGGTGCCTTCCAGCAGCACGTTCTGCTGGTACAGCGCGTCGAACAGCGAGCGCAGGGTGGCTTCGGTGACTTCGTAGCAGGTCTCGATGTCGTGCTCGCCGTCCATGATCACTTCCGGCTCGACCATCGGCACCAGGCCGCATTCCTGGCACAGCGCGGCATAGCGGGCCAGCGCATGCGCGTTG contains these protein-coding regions:
- a CDS encoding class I fructose-bisphosphate aldolase — encoded protein: MSIEQLAETAQAMVAPGKGIIAIDESTGTIAKRFASVGIENTEENRRAYRELLLTTPKLNEHISGAILYDETIRQSTKDGVPFAKYMSDHGMIPGIKVDKGAHPLAGCPGELVTEGLDGLRERLQEYYKLGARFAKWRAVINIGESIPSGTCIESNAHALARYAALCQECGLVPMVEPEVIMDGEHDIETCYEVTEATLRSLFDALYQQNVLLEGTILKASMVISGKGCDEQADVEEVAESTVMCLKSTVPAILPGVVFLSGGQGDEQSTAHLNAMNQMGHLPWPLSFSYGRAMQQAALKLWAKDMKGNYAAAQKTVYERAKENGQAALGKWNG